One genomic segment of Burkholderia multivorans ATCC BAA-247 includes these proteins:
- a CDS encoding beta-ketoacyl-ACP synthase, with amino-acid sequence MKRVVVTGMGGVTAFGQSWPEIEARLRDGRNAVRRMPEWDCYEALHTRLACPLPGFELPHAYPRKKTRSMGPVSMYAVRASELALTDAGLIDDPSIRDGRMGVAYGSSSGSVEPIRAFGTMIETGSMRDVTSNSYVQMMPHTTAVNVSLFWDLKGRIVPTSSACASGSQAIGYAYEAIATGKQALMLAGGAEELSGPAVAVFDTLYATSTRNDTPNLTPRPFDADRDGLVVGEGAATLVLEDYDHAIARGATIHAEIVGFGCNSDGAHITQPTAETMAVAMRVALNDAQLDADAIAYVNAHGTSTDRGDVAESHATASVFGERMPISSLKSYVGHTLGACGALEAWWTIEMMKRNWYVPTLNLDTVDPACAPLDYIVGDARRIDAEFVMSNNFAFGGINTSLIFRRMAA; translated from the coding sequence ATGAAGCGAGTCGTGGTGACGGGGATGGGCGGCGTGACCGCCTTCGGTCAGAGCTGGCCCGAAATCGAGGCGCGTCTGCGCGACGGGCGCAATGCCGTGCGGCGGATGCCGGAATGGGACTGCTACGAAGCGCTGCATACGCGGCTCGCGTGTCCGCTGCCGGGCTTCGAGCTGCCGCACGCGTATCCGCGCAAGAAGACGCGTTCGATGGGGCCGGTGTCGATGTATGCGGTCAGGGCGAGCGAGCTTGCGCTGACGGACGCCGGCTTGATCGACGATCCCTCGATCCGCGACGGGCGCATGGGCGTCGCGTACGGATCGTCGTCGGGCTCCGTCGAACCGATCCGCGCATTCGGCACGATGATCGAGACGGGCTCGATGCGCGACGTCACGTCGAACAGCTACGTGCAGATGATGCCGCATACGACGGCCGTCAACGTCAGCCTGTTCTGGGATCTGAAAGGGCGCATCGTGCCGACGTCGTCGGCGTGCGCGTCCGGCAGTCAGGCGATCGGCTACGCGTACGAAGCGATCGCGACGGGCAAGCAGGCGCTGATGCTCGCAGGCGGGGCGGAAGAGTTGTCGGGGCCCGCGGTGGCCGTGTTCGATACGTTGTACGCGACCAGCACGCGCAACGATACGCCGAATCTGACGCCGCGCCCGTTCGATGCCGATCGCGACGGTCTGGTCGTCGGCGAAGGGGCGGCGACGCTCGTGCTGGAAGACTACGACCACGCGATCGCACGCGGCGCGACGATTCATGCGGAGATCGTCGGCTTCGGCTGCAATTCGGATGGCGCGCACATCACGCAGCCGACCGCCGAAACGATGGCCGTCGCGATGCGCGTCGCACTGAACGACGCGCAGCTCGATGCCGATGCGATCGCGTACGTGAATGCGCACGGCACGTCGACCGATCGCGGCGACGTCGCGGAAAGTCATGCGACCGCGTCGGTGTTCGGCGAACGCATGCCGATCAGCTCGCTGAAGAGCTACGTGGGGCACACGCTCGGCGCATGCGGCGCGCTCGAAGCGTGGTGGACGATCGAGATGATGAAGCGCAACTGGTATGTGCCGACGCTCAATCTCGACACGGTCGATCCGGCGTGCGCGCCGCTCGACTATATCGTCGGCGATGCACGCCGCATCGACGCGGAATTCGTGATGAGCAACAACTTCGCGTTCGGCGGCATCAATACGTCGCTGATCTTCCGGCGGATGGCGGCGTGA
- a CDS encoding hotdog family protein: MHAGSLIEALHGGADIPVADVRDVLPHRGTMLLLDAIERCSENGIETRAVARSDAWYADGDGAMPAWIGIELMAQAIAAHVGLLAAHAGGRAKPGVLLGANRYVAHRARFDAQTTLHIVARELLRGDAGHGAYECAIYAEGECCAEAVVKVYQPDDFQSFIEGSFNS; encoded by the coding sequence ATGCATGCCGGATCGTTGATCGAGGCGCTGCACGGCGGCGCGGACATCCCTGTCGCGGACGTGCGCGATGTATTGCCGCATCGCGGCACGATGCTGCTGCTCGATGCGATCGAGCGCTGCTCGGAAAACGGTATCGAGACACGCGCCGTCGCGCGCAGCGACGCATGGTATGCCGACGGCGACGGCGCGATGCCGGCCTGGATCGGCATCGAACTGATGGCGCAGGCGATCGCCGCACATGTCGGTCTGCTTGCCGCGCATGCGGGCGGTCGCGCGAAACCGGGCGTGCTGCTCGGTGCGAACCGCTATGTCGCGCATCGCGCGCGGTTCGACGCGCAAACGACGCTGCACATCGTCGCGCGAGAACTGCTGCGCGGCGACGCGGGGCACGGTGCGTATGAATGCGCGATTTATGCGGAAGGCGAGTGTTGCGCGGAAGCCGTCGTCAAGGTGTACCAGCCGGACGATTTTCAATCTTTTATCGAAGGGAGCTTCAATTCATGA
- a CDS encoding beta-ketoacyl-[acyl-carrier-protein] synthase family protein, with the protein MNSTRTPVYLSAPGMINALGATTEDIVAALRAGTAPGMGPRSDVAGGGWVGRAVSTLDIAPPATLAHFDCRNNRLLLAALAQIRPGIDAAIERYGARRIGVVIGTSTSGIQAAEHALAQRAATGAMPPGFDYRQMEIGTAAPFVRAVLGVTGPAYTLSTACTSSAKAFAAARRLLRLKLCDAVVVGGADSLCELTLQGFASLESVSPTRTNPMSRNRNGINIGEGAALFLMGRDETAVRLAGVGESSDAHHISAPDPAGHGAEDALRAALADAGVASSAIGYLNLHATATRLNDEMEANVTARVFPHGVPASGTKPLTGHMLGAAGATELGFAWLVLARGIPLPRHHWDGEHDAALPALDLVDGDRHLGGDATGRYAMSNSFAFGGSNASLILGA; encoded by the coding sequence ATGAATTCGACGCGCACGCCGGTCTACCTGTCCGCGCCCGGCATGATCAACGCGCTCGGCGCAACGACCGAGGACATCGTCGCCGCATTGCGCGCCGGCACCGCGCCGGGCATGGGACCGCGCAGCGATGTCGCGGGCGGCGGCTGGGTCGGCCGCGCGGTTTCGACGCTCGACATCGCGCCGCCCGCAACGCTTGCGCACTTCGACTGCCGGAACAACCGGCTGCTGCTCGCGGCGCTCGCGCAGATCCGGCCCGGCATCGACGCCGCGATCGAGCGCTACGGCGCACGGCGGATCGGCGTCGTGATCGGCACGAGCACGTCCGGCATTCAGGCGGCCGAGCATGCGCTCGCGCAGCGCGCCGCGACCGGCGCGATGCCGCCCGGCTTCGACTATCGCCAGATGGAAATCGGCACGGCCGCGCCGTTCGTGCGCGCGGTGCTCGGCGTGACGGGACCTGCCTACACGCTGTCGACGGCCTGTACGTCGAGTGCGAAGGCCTTCGCGGCCGCGCGGCGGCTGTTGCGATTGAAGCTGTGCGACGCGGTCGTCGTCGGCGGCGCGGATTCGCTGTGCGAGCTGACGTTGCAGGGCTTCGCATCGCTCGAATCGGTCAGCCCGACGCGGACCAATCCGATGAGCCGCAACCGCAACGGCATCAATATCGGTGAGGGCGCCGCGCTGTTCCTGATGGGCCGCGACGAAACCGCGGTTCGTCTGGCCGGCGTCGGCGAATCGAGCGATGCGCATCATATCTCGGCGCCCGATCCGGCCGGCCACGGCGCAGAGGACGCGCTGCGCGCGGCGCTCGCCGACGCGGGCGTCGCGTCGTCCGCGATCGGCTACCTGAACCTGCACGCGACGGCGACGCGGCTGAACGACGAGATGGAAGCGAACGTGACGGCGCGCGTGTTCCCGCACGGCGTGCCGGCAAGCGGCACCAAGCCGCTGACGGGGCACATGCTGGGCGCGGCCGGCGCGACGGAGCTCGGCTTCGCGTGGCTCGTGCTGGCACGCGGCATCCCGCTGCCGCGGCACCACTGGGACGGCGAGCACGACGCGGCGTTGCCGGCGCTCGATCTCGTCGACGGCGATCGCCATTTGGGCGGCGATGCAACGGGACGCTACGCGATGAGCAATTCGTTCGCTTTCGGCGGCAGCAATGCCAGCCTGATTCTGGGGGCGTGA
- a CDS encoding 3-ketoacyl-ACP reductase FabG2, producing the protein MTRRVLVTGASRGIGRAVALRIASDGFAVTVHCRSARDEADAVAATIRAQGGTASVLQFDVRDRAACRRELEADVEANGAYYGIVCNAGVTRDGAFPALSEEDWDVVIETGLDGFYNVVHPLTMPMVRLRNGGRIVTIASVSGVTGNRGQVNYSAAKAGLIGATKALAVELASRKITVNCVAPGLVDTGMLDAVPLDHALKAVPMGRVGEPDEVAAVVGFLMSDAASYVTRQVIGVNGGMV; encoded by the coding sequence ATGACTCGGCGAGTTCTCGTGACAGGCGCGAGCCGCGGGATCGGCCGCGCCGTGGCGCTGCGCATCGCATCCGACGGCTTCGCGGTGACGGTGCATTGTCGCAGCGCGCGCGACGAGGCGGACGCGGTCGCCGCGACGATTCGCGCCCAGGGCGGCACCGCGAGCGTGCTGCAGTTCGACGTGCGCGATCGCGCGGCATGCCGGCGTGAACTCGAGGCCGACGTCGAAGCGAACGGCGCGTATTACGGCATCGTCTGCAACGCGGGCGTGACGCGGGACGGCGCGTTTCCGGCGCTCTCGGAGGAGGACTGGGACGTCGTGATCGAAACCGGTCTGGACGGGTTCTACAACGTCGTTCATCCGCTGACGATGCCGATGGTGCGACTGCGCAACGGCGGCCGTATCGTCACGATCGCGTCCGTGTCGGGCGTGACGGGCAATCGCGGCCAGGTCAATTACAGCGCCGCGAAGGCCGGCCTGATCGGTGCAACGAAGGCGCTCGCGGTCGAACTGGCGTCGCGAAAGATCACGGTCAATTGCGTCGCGCCAGGCCTCGTCGATACGGGGATGCTCGACGCCGTGCCGCTCGACCATGCATTGAAGGCGGTGCCGATGGGCCGCGTCGGCGAGCCCGACGAGGTCGCGGCGGTGGTCGGTTTCCTGATGTCGGACGCGGCGAGCTACGTCACGCGGCAGGTGATCGGCGTCAACGGCGGGATGGTGTGA